A single window of Ornithorhynchus anatinus isolate Pmale09 chromosome 3, mOrnAna1.pri.v4, whole genome shotgun sequence DNA harbors:
- the CEND1 gene encoding cell cycle exit and neuronal differentiation protein 1: MESKGKQPTGGPKAEPKATPAQPEKARPTAAPEKKETPEKRELPVPPAVPTPKKPPATALADPALLNNHSNLKPGPVAPEPAGPEPAGPTPDSEARGAGAGAEDGEAAGGGGSGVFENLKPLLLAGGAAVALLAVIVGVAFLARKK, translated from the coding sequence ATGGAGTCCAAGGGCAAGCAGCCCACCGGAGGCCCCAAGGCCGAACCCAAGGCCACCCCCGCCCAGCCGGAGAAGGCCCGCCCGACGGCCGCCCCCGAGAAGAAGGAGACCCCCGAGAAGCGCGAGCTGCCGGTGCCCCCCGCCGTGCCGACCCCCAAGAAGCCCCCCGCCACGGCCCTGGCCGACCCCGCCCTCCTCAACAACCACAGCAACCTCAAGCCCGGGCCCGTGGCCCCCGAGCCCGCCGGCCCCGAACCCGCAGGCCCGACCCCGGACTcggaggcccggggggccggggctggggccgagGATGGGGAGGCCGCCGGCGGGGGCGGCTCAGGGGTCTTCGAGAACCTCAAGCCACTGCTTCTGGCCGGGGGGGCAGCCGTGGCCCTCCTGGCCGTGATTGTCGGGGTGGCCTTCCTGGCTCGGAAAAAATGA
- the GATD1 gene encoding LOW QUALITY PROTEIN: glutamine amidotransferase-like class 1 domain-containing protein 1 (The sequence of the model RefSeq protein was modified relative to this genomic sequence to represent the inferred CDS: deleted 5 bases in 5 codons; substituted 1 base at 1 genomic stop codon), with protein sequence MAAERLPNKPSCLIVASSCRRRXGVSAQSFLHCFTLGSVAFNLQVATPGGKAMDFVDVNESNTRWIQDFRLKSYASPAKLESIDGARYHAVLIPNCPGAPVDLANSGYLARILQHFSAESKPICAIGHGVAALCCATKEDKSWVFQDYSMTGPSVYELIRQPGFASLPIILEDFAKDSGATFSASRPDAVHVVLDRHLVTGQNDNSTVAAVQNLVSLCGAR encoded by the exons ATGGCGGCCGAGCGGCTCCCCAACAAGCCCAGCTGCCTCATCGTGGCCAGCTCTTGCCGCCGACGGTGAG GTGTGTCGGCGCAGTCCTTCCTTCACTGCTTCACGTTGGGCAGCGTGGCCTTCAACCTTCAGGTT GCCACTCCGGGG GGGAAGGCGATGGATTTCGTGGACGTGAACGAGAGCAACACGCGATGGATCCAGGACTTCCGCCTGAAATCCTACGCCAGCCCGGCCAAACTGGAGTCCATCGACG GGGCCCGATATCACGCCGTGCTGATTCCCAACTGCCCGGGGGCTCCGGTGGACCTGGCCAACAGCGGCTACCTGGCCCGGATCCTCCAGCACTTCAGCGCCGAAAGCA AGCCGATCTGC GCCATAGGCCACGGTGTCGCTGCCTTG TGCTGCGCCACGAAAGAAGACAAGTCCTGGGTGTTCCAG GATTACAGCATGACGGGG CCGTCCGTCTATGAGCTGATCCGCCAGCCGGGCTTTGCCAGTCTGCCCATCATCCTG GAGGACTTCGCCAAAGACTCGGGGGCCACCTTCAGCG CCAGCCGGCCGGACGCCGTGCACGTGGTGCTGGACCGCCACCTCGTCACGGGCCAGAACGACAACTCCACCGTCGCCGCCGTGCAGAACCTGGTCTCCCTCTGCGGTGCCAGGTGA